One window of the Pieris brassicae chromosome 2, ilPieBrab1.1, whole genome shotgun sequence genome contains the following:
- the LOC123720232 gene encoding trypsin-2-like: protein MIDVPLNSIVEIVLVDEATTKNEAVPQARIIGGHEAKPNSHPYLVSLQLRFLWLRGHICGGSIIKENWVLTAAHCIQESWLTRWLPLEAVAGTNDVYDFGSLAQVNSVDQRIPHPKYQGEVQPIQLPLNSNIDGESLQLAGWGALRTTSFLPDLPNRLQEVEVKYISYDECFKAVAELLENDELNPLDRNAHICTGPLSGGIAACSGDSGGPLSSIPVIRGIVSWGISPCGIDGGPTVFTNVFEYMDFVKQYSETVYSSVNK from the exons CAACCACAAAAAATGAAGCTGTTCCACAAGCAAGGATAATCGGTGGACATGAAGCTAAACCGAACAGTCACCCATATTTAGTATCCTTACAATTACGATTTCTTTGGCTGCGTGGCCATATTTGTGGCGGGAGCATCATCAAAGAAAATTGG GTACTAACAGCAGCCCATTGTATTCAAGAGTCATGGCTTACAAGATGGCTGCCTTTGGAGGCTGTTGCTGGAACAAACGATGTTTATGATTTTGGATCATTAGCTCAAGTGAACTCAGTAGACCAAAGAATACCACATCCCAAATACCAAGG AGAAGTGCAACCAATACAGTTACCATTAAATAGTAATATCGATGGCGAGTCCCTGCAATTGGCCGGATGGGGTGCGTTAAGAACAACATCTTTCCTTCCAGATTTGCCCAACAGATTACAAGAAGTAGAAGTCAAATACATTTCTTATGATg AATGCTTCAAAGCTGTTGCAGAACTTCTAGAAAACGATGAACTTAATCCACTTGACAGAAATGCACACATTTGTACTGGTCCTCTATCTGGAGGTATAGCAGCCTGTAGTGGGGATTCAGGTGGACCATTG TCAAGTATACCAGTAATTCGTGGTATCGTCTCATGGGGTATAAGTCCGTGTGGTATCGATGGGGGTCCAACCGTATTTACCAATGTCTTTGAGTATATGGACTTCGTTAAGCAATATAGCGAAACTGTATATTCAtcagttaataaatga